DNA from Eucalyptus grandis isolate ANBG69807.140 chromosome 5, ASM1654582v1, whole genome shotgun sequence:
CTGGTTACACGACAAAATTTTAATTGGATATTCGTGGAGATTATAAAAACAAATTACGGGAACTTTCATCCTCAATACAAAAAATGCAGGCGCCAACTTTGGGCTTTATAGACAtgtgatttctttttaaaaaatatcttttgCCTAAAgacaattattttcaattattttcactTATTTTTCCGGTTAAGTTTCTTACGATACTAATTGCGAATTAAATCGAAACGATTAATTCCGAACCTAGCCCAAAATCACAATCTCATTTCTTAATCCGGGGCCACGGCTTGGCGACCTTCCCAATTTCTAACTTTCCAAGTGGGACATTTCGTACCCGAAAATGAAAATGTCGGACTTTTCTAGGGGAAATCCGGgaataatttccttttgagggctccgaaaagaggaaaagcgaAAGTCAAAAGGACGCCGTTCGAAAAAACTCCCTCTTTCGGGAAATCAGTACGCGAGCGCCATCCAGATTTTAAACCCTCGAGAGAGTTCGCGAACAGAGTGAAAAATGGCGCCCGATCATCACCGccagcaccaccaccaccacgcaTCGGCCGATCAGCTGGTGAATCTCTTCCGCAAATCCGACCACGACCTCACCGTGATCCATCACCGGCTCGAGAGGGAGTTCCGTCAGATTTATCCCGACGACGTGAGGAATTCCGTCTCTCCTCTTCTCGATTCCGCTTTCGTACTTCGCGGCAATCGACGTATTTTCGGGGATTGAAGTCCCTGGATAGTTGTTATAGAGAAATTTTTAGTTCTgttcttttagttttttgtCTGGATTTGTACAGAAAAGTGGAGTCGTTTTTCGTGTTGTGCAGGCGAATCCGTTGAAGCTGGTTTCCAGGATCAAGAAGGTGCTGGATGACGTGTCGACCTTGAAAGATCAATGCCAGGAACTTCTAGTGGCCAAACAGGTGCGTTCCTTCTTCATTTCGATATGTTTTGAATTCCGATCTGATTTTGAGATGCTTTGAGGGTTTGGGTATGTCGACTCGAACATTTATTCCCCAGTTTGTTTGCTAAGGATCTACAATTCGCACGTCAAGTTATCCGTATGGTTGTAACTTTGTAATGTCGGCTTTAATAAATACCGCTGATGCAATATTTCGTGTACAAGCATTTTGTGATATCATCTAGTTATAACTGGATTTGGCTTTCGACTATGGTGGCTATGCTATCTGAAATTTTACGGGATGCCACGCAATTCACATCTGAGACTATTGTAGAAATGCCGAACCAAAACCTGTCTTAATTGGTTGATATTGCATGGGCTCTTAGCCTAGGTTCTGATAATTAGCAAGGCGTTTTAAGTCCAGTGGAcaaatttgtgaatttaagCCTGGGAGTGGAATTTTCAGCTCAATCATAGGTGAGAAGTCATTGGAGGTAAAGGACCAATTGGACTGTGTATCACATCACTCTTCTGTACCAGTAAGGTTCAAGGTTCAAAACCATCCGAGGACCTCGAAATGGAGAAGGAAATTGACTTGGGATTATTCTTCCATTCTCCAAACCTATCCTAGGTTAAGGAGGAGAGCTGGATGCACTGCATCAACTATAACAACCTGTTCTGTAATGCAGCTGCTATTGAAATGCTAACTGGCAATAAGCATCTTTTAGCCAAGTGAATTCAAAGTTTCACATGATAAATTTTCTCTGGATCAgggcagaaaaggaaaagatcacAGCTGCAAATGCAAGGGATTCACATTTCATAGTTTATGCTGTCCACAAAGCTCAATGAATGGGAAAACTCTTCGAATTAATAGATATAAACAACAATACCCGAGCCTTATGCCTCTGAGTGGTGTTAGTTATTTGGATCCTTTTATGACATTCCACTTTGAGTTGTGCttataattatttctttgtttAGTAATTTAAGCACATGGACATTGGTAGACCCATCTGTCATTTTTGCGGTTACCCTCGTtatgattttgaatttcatCTTCTGACTGatcattttcatgacaactgcCAAAATATACCTGAGCCATGTAGGAGAATACTCACTAGGCTGACCTTGGCACCTCACCAAATATGAACATTGACGATTTGGACCAGCCCCTACTTCAATGTCTTTGTTTCTATGTGTGTCTGTTTGAGAGAGAGGAGGATGTGCTCTTGTTACTTCATATCATTCATTTGAACCTGCAGGACTTAATTGACCAGGCACGGACAACTCTTGTTGGAAATAGAAGCTTAATCAGGAAGATGCAAGCATCTGTCTCAATTCCTTGACGAGTGATTCTGAAGATCCCGCATATGCCAACTTTAACCAGGTTTCCATCATTCTTATGATGCTCTGGAAGATTTACTCAGTTTTAAGCTCTAACAAAGGATAAACTATGCTACTGATAAAAGTCCAGAAAATTTAGATAGAAGGTATGCACTACATTATGAAATATGAAGGACTGGGTCGTCACATATTTAATCACTTTTTCCCAGACTTCACTATTCCAtgctttttagaaaaaaaaattgtggtgCTTAACATATTTAATTCAATGTTACTATTTTTCCGAAAACTTCTAAAGCTCAAGAGTCCAAAATTTGATTTCAGTTGGCTTGACGCTCTGGCCAATTATCTTTCTGCATATTTAACTGAAAGAAGCTAAATTGAGAGAGCGTCAAAATATTGGTCTGATTGACAGAAATGTTTATCTCAAGTACAATTGAGGATACCGATGATCCCATTAGATCATACTGTATGTTGCATTCCACTGATTATAGTCAATGAATGGAAGAAATCAAATTCATCAGCTCAACTATTTAGTGACCTCTGGAGCTCTTAATGCTGGNNNNNNNNNNNNNNNNNNNNNNNNNNNNNNNNNNNNNNNNNNNNNNNNNNNNNNNNNNNNNNNNNNNNNNNNNNNNNNNNNNNNNNNNNNNNNNNNNNNNaaagccctcctttttgtataatcttttatcgtgcattgaaaagcacgggtactccattgaactatatagatgacttccttaaggacaaaaattatgggaatgagtatctttttctgaagaaaatggaggaatggggaattgccccgaaaggaaaaggaggaagcacttgcgaacattccaagagatcctcgtatgcagggacaaaatcgattgacggaacgatgatgacaaaatgttccttgaatttaaacctaaaatgggtgtggcagcaaaggtgaaaggaaatcggatggatttgtttaaatccaaggatcggAAAAAGTGTATTTCGATGCTGAAAGAGGGTAATCaacctagaagtgtcgattttgacttcctggattccatcaacttgaacctaagagagaagttgaatttgcttcaacttgagactttctcgCTCGACTctgagacgggtatgatcatctcgaccgcttatttctattcaaatcttagcttttggatgcgaatagaatttcattccgtgttcgagacaaagtctatgtggtagatgtgaatatgttggcggacatagttggagttgaacgggggacgctatctcccaatcaaagtctcacctcgctcgaactactcggatcttgtcaaagatagggatgtagataagaaaattatctattccgggatgaatgccatcaacattgtgcttcacaagattgtgatcaattgtctcgagacctaagtctacttcaaagacttcgtgtctctttacgaagcaaaattgatgtatgcgatcaactcaaGACGGAAGTTttttctctcccgcacactattcttttccatatgtacagaaaGCAGTGtcaaagacaaaggacaattgccttatcctcagtgcagtgaccaagatcttcggacatcgaatattgaactgccacatactttttgtgttcgaacgtgtgataagatggtggtagggttgaaaatgttaatgaagatgcgtcaagaactctctaaggcaatggagaaattcaaagtgacaTCTCCAAATCCGAGTCTActtcaaaaggaaaggaaaagaaggccattggtgcttcatcgaaaaagaggaaaagaacttttatctggaggatgaggatgaggatgaagatgatgaagatcccactattccaagatcgacaagaacaagacgttacGTGTCTTATCCGGCGTAAACTTCAGCggaagcgagagaagaagaagaacagagagagaaggagaaagaagttgaggaagaaggagaagaagaaaaagaacagtctGTTGATAaatctggagagaagggaaatcaagagaatgatcatcactcttcccctttcgatgtcctagagacaggggagttagcgagcaagagaggtctccacctcatgttTGTGAagatccaagacaatctccGGAAGACCCGAAGAAGTTCAGGTCTCTCAATTGCacgaagaaggtgatacgtcgattccaaatctgccgGACCGTTCGGAAAGCGCCATCGTCTGCAttcacaccatccgagaaagccaatgccgcaTACGAGACGGATGATTCtgagatcttcgtagtatcatgaatattcttttggaaatgcgTAACCGAGATATATATTACGACATGAAATCAAgctttgaagcatctttggacaagcatcttcagtctctatggaagataaattcaaagacctcgctctgcaacttcaagccaatgccaagagagaagaggtagctcatctgcgagaagatctgaagaagctcgaaggagtagtccagtccattggggatttccggatcgtgcgcattcccagcggacatgactcctttctcaccctctttttaatgatgacaaaaagggggagaaccaatttgaacaaacattattttaaaactttatttgacttttgtgtttatgtttatttttgagtatgacttgagaacttgaacttgagtgttagaccgAATTGGTCAggattttgatgcttggttgttgcatttatatcaagtattgttacatggtattactcatgaaagactaaccaatttgttgtggatgcgagtctggttgtttattaatcttttatgagttagccatattgcttgagaaatgtttttgcaggtcaaagttgttcaaatcttcaagaaagttttgtcaccatcaaaaaggggagattgttggagaaatctttcgaatattttgaagcgacaaaacatttctatcgatctaagtctggatatcgatagttaaagtctcaagactttatagtctcaagactttgtaatctcaagactcaagactcaagactcaaaattattctcaccgagtctttctaatccagtgttgaaggaaatccaaagccgaggtttatggttgaggatttgatcctatcctctggaatagattctttggttggataatcatttcggattctttaattcttatctaagatcgattgaagatccgatggtcgacgaaataatcttggattattctattcttggaaaccgagatcccgattgtatgggcgaacgggattgatgggctatcatcgattccttaaatagctcggatgatcttcttgattgattccgtccaacgggtagattggaggaattcctttggtaagtgccaacggctatgatggcatgacggagtataaaaggaagatgttctagttgtcTTAAGTGTGTGatagatagaaaaattccagtgcgaagatccttgattgttagttgagacgagcgaaattgtatacgagtgtttatacttggtgacgccttaagtgagtgtggtagatcatctacacctagaaatcaaggaagatcaacaccgtaacaactctttgattatAGTGGAATCAGCCAATCGGTATCGgtcgaaagagtggacgtaggcttgaatcaagctgaaccactataaaccgagtgttcaattctctctttccttactcgatcttgcgattgaatttttaactgttgcaaattctctaattgtttaaatatcgtgcaagcttcgagaaattttttgtatacctattcaccccacctctaggtactcgtactagctatttcaaaagGGTCTGTGCAGTCCACTTCTATAAAATGCTTTGTGCTGTTAGTCACTGTTAAATTGACCTCTTCACTCCACATAATGGCTAATCCTCCCGCAATACCTTCTGGTGGTACTAAGAATAGGTTTGGGTAATTAAGTCGCTTTCTTACATGTTCCACCATCTCCTCtttatttttggtttccataaggaAAACCAAATTGGGCCTCTCTAGAGCCACAAGAGCTCTTAATTCTTGGAccgtcaggggattgcccaacccctaaCAGTTCCAGCTTAGAATCTTCATGGTTTCACCaatggcttattagggctagccaccaaagcccacatTTTGGGATCTTCTTTCACCATAATTGGGGTTTCAATGAGTGCTTCTTCATCCGCTTGCTTCATCATTACCCCCTGAGATGCATAGGGGCTATGCCTTCTAATCTTCTTCATAATCGGATTCTTCAGTTCCTTTCGCTGACTTTTGGCCTCGCTGGAAGTCGACAACATAGGGGTTTCCATCCGTGGAGTATCAGAAATCAGCAAGGTAGAGTCCTGGGGTCTTTTGCCCAAAGCTTTTAAACTCAAACCTACTAGATTCTCCTAACTATAGGGAATAATTTCTGTTTGTTGCGCTTCCATATCCCTCATGCTTGGGCTGTTATCCGGGGAGTTAGTATTCATGGGATCTCGAGTATAACTTCTTCCACATCCCCCTCTCCACTCTCCAGTTTATTTAGCAACTTCTAGAAAGGGCTGTGCTCTTTAGCCTCCGCTTTTAGCCAATAACCAAATAAGCCTTCTTCAATCGGTTTTTGTTCGTTATAAGGCACTTCTTCACAATTAGTAATATAATGACCAATTTTCCCACACGAGTAGCAGAAATGGGGTAAGCGAAGTCTATTAAGAATCCACCTCGTCGAGTTGCAGCATAACCCCTGATACGAGTGGTTTTGATATATCTAGTGACACTCTTGCTTTTCCAACCTTGCAGAGGCTACCCTCCTTAGTTACAAGCTTCACTTCCATCACTTCCCAAATATTCGATGCTATGTTTCTTACTATGGATTATGTTATACACCCCAGGGGTAGTCCATGAAGCTGTATCCAAAACGAGCAGTGAGTAAAAATATGGTGATGAAGAGGAATTTTGGGGTTTAATTGTTTCAGGATTAGTAAACTTCCAGAATATGACCAAGGGCTAGCACTTAGAACCCGCTGTTTCTCTTCCTCAGTTTGGAAAGTAAAGGTGAATAAGCCCTGTTGTGGCTGGTTGCAAACAACATTCTCTGTTTTCCATGCCTTAAACATAGTGGATTGGAAGACTTGGAGGTTAACACTTGGTTTTGAGTGAAGTTTGCCAAGTAAAGTTAACTGACATTCTTTAATTTTGCCTTCAGGAATTCCATCGAGCACCTTAACTACAGATTTTTCTGTCCACATTTTTCCCATTCTCTTACAAAGTGCTGCCATCCTCTTCTCTTAATAATTCTGTCTCCATTGTAGGAAATCTAATAACAACTGAACAACTAGTAACAGGCTTCTTCAAAACAGGGAATAAGGCAAAGATGTAAACAGGCCACACCTACGCCATTCCGAAGATGAAGACCGATGCATCTTCTGGATAACTCGCTTGGGTGTGCTGATCCATGTCCTGCTGTTGTTTTTGCTGACTATTTGGGGATATTGTTGATTGAAGGGACTCGTTTGTGTTGATGTATTGAAGGGTATTCGGTAGCGGAGGAGGTGTGTGGGTTTTAGGGTGTGGGTACTATTCGGATCATGGGTGTGTGGGTTTTAGAGGCGATTATGTACATAGATGGTGATGGAATGGGGGATCAACTCAGGATTTCAGATTTTGGTTGGGTGAACACTCCATTGAAGAAGTGGGAAAAGAACTCTCCATTGTAGAGAGGGAAGGAGCTCCTTACGAGAAGGAGAGAGCCATTTCCATATGATGGTTGGCCTGTGACGCTAATGATTGAAAGAAGAACATTTTGTTAGCACAAGTCGATCTCTAACGAATCATTTGAGGAGGGTCTCTCGAGCTTCTAACACGGCCTTCTGTTGCTCCTCGCCTTCAGTGCGGAACACAGCCTACATAGCCGGCATACTGTCAAAACTATTGTTGAATAGTGAAATATCTTTTTAGAATTCTGTAATTGactcaaaattttcaatgtttgcaagtaaaattaaaaaactacaTTCAAAATAAACCACGTTAGTGAAGAGTATAAGTAAAGATACTTTTTTCTAATTCATCTTTTTGCAAGTTTAATCTTAATAAGAGATAGAATCTTGATATACTTTCTAATGTATTCATTTTCTAACATCTAAGCTTAATATATAGAATAGAGAAATGGGGAGATGATaaagtacaattgaaatattCTCTCTAATTTGTCCTCTTTTTCCAAGTTTAAACTCAATAAGTGATAAAATATCCACGTAATTTGtcgttttctattttcaaaatttaaatccACTAAGACATAGAAACTAGCTGATGACAAATCCTTGAGTTTAAATCTTATTGGTCGAATATGAGTCATGTGGCATCTTTACAAAGGCAGAGTCTCCTCCATGTGACGATCATAGGAGCAAACATTCTCTCAACTCCaactttaattaaatataatagaTAAGAAAGATGAATACGAAGATTTTCTTGGTATACTAGTATTAATCCGTGCTTGCGATGCAATAGAAATAATTACTTATGCAGTTATTTTAACCGCACTTAGTCTTGGCTCGAAAGTCCATTAGCatcatactattttttttttttgtagcgaaggtacaaaaatacaaaataagtATTTAACAACAACAAAGTGTTTGTACCGTGTCgtaaatatttttgaagttAGTACGAACATGAAAAAAGATGTTTTTCCCCAGTTAACATGGTGACTGGATATGGGTGATTACTATACTTCattttgacaaaatattttctcgggGAAAGTATAGAAACCTATTTACTTTAATAAAATATAGCATCATCCGAAAGAGCAGAATATAATGTgtttgttttgtagaaaatgagtgatttcaaatatgtttttttaatgattgcttgcatcgattataaaaaagaataaatgaaaaatattttcataatcaattaaaatatttcgGCATAGATTGTTGTTAATGATAAAAGCATTTTTCATAGActaattaatttagttatacaagcaatcatttttagaaaaattttttaaatcgtTTATATTTTGCGAAACAAATAGAGCTTAAGTTAATAGATTAGACATATTTGATAACCCAATTTTTCAGGATGAAGTGTAATACATTATTATGTTACTAGATTAGAGGTACATATAAAAAAAGGATTAAATTAGAATGAACCCGATAGAATTAGCCAATTCGAATGTCTCTTTTGTGTGCGTCTATAAATAATACCGTTTGGTGGGATTATACTGTAATCAACTACAGGTTATTCGGGATAAACTTGAACTGGAATTCATTATcgcttgaaaaaagaaaaaatacaacCAAAAAACATACATCAACAAGAAAAAAGTGGATTAGGGGTAATAAAGAGTGAGTGATCGATAtattgaggaaaaaaagagagtagtaAACTGAGGGTATTTTTAGTTTATGGAAGATACACgtttggaaaaacatttttctaataaCGATTAAATATATCGCTTGGAATAATTAGTCCATAAAAAGTATATTTATTatcgaaaataatttatatctaaatatttgtGTAGACGAAAAAATAGAAGGTCATCCATTCAAATCCTATCAACTGCATACACACTACTTTGGATCAATTTGCATGtgtgtccaaaaagtcataaacatctTACacatttgtcaattcagtcgTAAACCTttgaattttgctaattgagttctatatcttttcacattttaccagTTGAATCCTTCGGgcaaattttggctagaattcaCTTACATGAACGCAAGATGTGCACGTAGGagacgtgaacaattttttaataatattttaataatttaaaaaaattgtggtttttaatttcttttctttggtttttttttctttttggtttcgAAGTTAAGACCGGTGACCCTTGTTGACTCTGGCGAGGGCTGACTGCCACCCTCGCTAGACCTAACTTTAAAAcctagaaaacaaaaaagaaaagaaaaaaaaaagaaatat
Protein-coding regions in this window:
- the LOC120294141 gene encoding spindle and kinetochore-associated protein 2-like; this encodes MAPDHHRQHHHHHASADQLVNLFRKSDHDLTVIHHRLEREFRQIYPDDANPLKLVSRIKKVLDDVSTLKDQCQELLVAKQDLIDQARTTLVGNRSLIRKMQASVSIP